A single Pseudomonas sp. MM223 DNA region contains:
- the yhhJ gene encoding Inner membrane transport permease YhhJ (*Name yhhJ), translated as MSRLNHTLRLGLKELTSLRHDSVLLLFLLYAFSVAIYMPAAGSVIGVHNASVAVVDEDRSLLSRKLSEALQPPEFQPAVALAPEHLDQVMDSGQYTFVINVPVNFQSDLLAGRSPELQINVDATAMSQAFMGAGYIGRIFERELLDYSQHGNVQSPVLINPKALFNPNLEGGWFLAVIQIVNNITILAIILTGTALLREREHGTLDHLLVLPLTALEIMLAKIGSNALVVVICTWVSLVVVVRGALGVPLSGSMGLFLAVTALYLFASTALGIFLATLARSTPQFGLLAIPVIIPMLLLSGGSTPLDSMPQWLQWVMQGSPSTHFVSLGTAILFRDAGWAVVWPDILALGLIGLVFFSVALARFRRSLAS; from the coding sequence ATGTCGCGCCTTAACCACACCCTGCGCCTGGGCCTGAAAGAACTGACCAGCCTGCGCCATGACAGCGTGCTGCTGCTGTTTTTGCTGTATGCCTTCAGCGTGGCGATCTACATGCCGGCAGCCGGCTCGGTGATCGGCGTACACAACGCCAGCGTCGCGGTGGTAGACGAAGACCGCAGCCTGCTGTCGCGCAAGCTGAGCGAAGCCCTGCAACCACCCGAGTTCCAGCCCGCCGTGGCGCTGGCCCCGGAGCACCTGGACCAGGTGATGGATAGCGGCCAGTACACCTTCGTGATCAATGTACCGGTGAACTTCCAAAGCGACCTGCTGGCCGGGCGCTCACCAGAGTTGCAGATCAACGTCGACGCCACGGCCATGAGCCAGGCGTTCATGGGCGCCGGCTACATCGGCCGCATCTTCGAGCGTGAACTGCTCGACTACAGCCAGCATGGCAACGTGCAAAGCCCGGTGCTGATCAACCCCAAGGCGCTGTTCAACCCTAACCTTGAAGGGGGCTGGTTCCTGGCGGTGATCCAGATCGTCAACAACATCACCATCCTGGCGATCATCCTCACCGGCACTGCGCTGCTGCGCGAGCGTGAGCATGGCACCCTCGACCACTTGCTGGTGCTGCCGCTCACCGCACTGGAAATCATGCTGGCAAAGATCGGCAGCAACGCGCTGGTGGTGGTGATCTGCACGTGGGTTTCGCTGGTGGTGGTGGTGAGGGGCGCACTGGGCGTGCCACTGTCCGGCTCGATGGGGCTGTTCCTGGCCGTGACGGCGCTTTACCTGTTCGCCAGTACCGCGCTGGGCATCTTCCTCGCCACCCTGGCACGCTCGACGCCACAGTTCGGCCTGCTGGCGATACCGGTGATCATCCCGATGCTGCTGTTGTCAGGCGGCAGCACACCGCTGGACAGCATGCCGCAGTGGTTGCAATGGGTGATGCAGGGGTCACCGTCGACACACTTTGTCAGCCTGGGCACTGCGATCCTGTTCCGGGATGCCGGGTGGGCGGTGGTGTGGCCGGATATCCTGGCGCTGGGCCTGATCGGCCTGGTGTTCTTCAGCGTGGCACTGGCGCGGTTTCGCCGTAGCCTGGCGTCCTGA